TTTTTCATGGTTGTTGGTGTTCTGTCGTttgcctttctttttctctttctgATATTGATGAGACGCAGATgctcctttccctcctcctcgtttcTCGTGCACGCACGTGAGCTAACGGAACACGGCCACTAGACAAGGCAAGCAACCAAGAAAAAACATGCCTCTTGAACGTGAGGATGTGAACTCAATGGCACCATCATGTTTGAgcagcgtgtgcgtatgcgtgtagGTGGTACTGCTGAACCCTCCCCAATTCTTCCCTCATGAGTCAAACTGAGCAGACAAGCATCCCCccttgaaaaaaaaaagaagctATCAAGAAATAAGCTGCACGAGGTGAAGGGTAAAGGTCATTGGTCTCATCGGCAGTAATGAGgcgaaaagcaaaaaaaaaaagatataCAGCAGTAGCGGCGGCATGTGCAGCGGCTACTGCACATGATAACGTGAGTCTTTCTACACACAACAAAAACGAAGCAGAAACAGACGACTGCGCAGAGTTGTCGCGGCGGAGAGACCGGTCTCTGTGGTGTTGCTGCGCCGGGCCTGTGCTGCTCGTGGTAAGGTTGCGAGTGGCAGCcagaagggaagaggggcgaAATGCTGAATGGCAGCACGCAGTGTGCATGTCTTGTGccaccccttcccttttcGCTAGCGCACGCCTCGCAACCTCCACTGATGCCCCGTGTCGTATGCAGGTAGGAGTGCGCACTATATCCATAGCGAAGTAGCAGCCATCACCAAGGCGGGCAATTTGAGATGTTGGGTAGTAGTGTCGGTGCGGCGATCCGAGTCGATATCGCGAGTTCTGCGCACACCCGCATGCAGGGACGCACAGCTTTCCATCTATACCAGCATCATCGTGATCAATCAAACGTAGGCTTTGTATGTATCGGTCATCGCTCTCACGTCGTCATTTGCTCATGcgtccttctcttttctctcgttacgcggctgcgctgtcCCTCGCACTCTGGCTACGGTTCTCTTCATCGTATTTGGCCCGCCCCGCTCcgcgagagagacgcactCGTGTTACTCCGCTGAGAAGTGAGGGACGGGCTACGGTTGTAGTGGCCACTAAAACGCTAAGGGATCGCTGCGCGTGTGGTGCACGGAGCCACACAAAGACCAGGCCTCGCGCACCTCATCTTCTTTACCGTTCAttggtgtttttttttggtcaTCCATGCTGAGGCCGTCGCCCCTGGCGGACTCTGTTGTCCGCGCTTCCGCGTGGGATGACGGCGGGGCGGAGTTCATCTTTGCCGACGGCACCATTATGTCTTTTGTGGACAATATGAACACGTTCGTagcggtgcgcagcaacCCTAGTCCTCGCGACACGCAGCGGGCAGTGAGTCACGCGGCCCGCCGGCGAcagcaggaggagaggcggcagcggctgtcgCCGAcaaccgctgccgcagaaGTTGAATATGTCGACTCGATCGACGACCccgacgacgatgatgacgaTAACCGCGAACTGTGCTTTACAGCCTGGACGCTCAGCAGGGACGTGGGTAAGGTGCGGGCGGCTCTCCAAATCTTCAACAGCCTCAGCGAacagccgcggctgctggcgtcgctgctgccttcAGAAATCCCTgcacctcttctctcgccttCCTTGTTGCCAGCTAGCGCTTCTTCGGTGACACCGGCGTATTCGATGGTGGGATCTTGTGGCGTGTGGCAAGAGTCGGGGCCTCCGATCGACACCCTGTTGCTGGAGCGGCGCGCTGACCTGTTCCGGCGACACGTCGTGTTTGGCACCGTTCGCGAGTGGATGCCCGTTTCTTCAGCCGctacgcagcggcagccagtGGTTCCAAGCGCGGCGCGGAACTCTCTACCGGGGCCAGAGTCATGTCTCATAGATGCCACGGCCGCGGCTCCGACTACTCTGGAGCGTGCGGCAGAGTTGAGAGTGGCAGAGAGCCCACCTGCGCACACAGGGTATGGCGATGATTCGAGTGTCGCGCTCCCCAAGGAAGTGCCCGTTGGCACGGTACTCGAGCTATGGTGTGCTCTGCGCCGTGTTTGTATGACGGTTGCGGTGCACCGCGAAACCTTCACAGTGCGGTGGCCAGCTCCGGTGACTCGCAGCGATGGATCGCGACTACCGCAGTCGTTTCACGCGCGAGACACTGCGGCATTGCATCTGTCACCAGTTTCGCCCAGCTggtcctcctccgtctctcccccGGGCTCTGCAtcggcgccactgctgttCACATGCATAGAGCAGACGTTCCCAGTGCGTGATCCACCAGACGCGTGGCggacgatgctgctgctggcgctaGAGCTGGACGCAGAGCTTCCTGGAGCGGAGAGGGAAAGCAGCGCCCCCAGTGCGGCGCCAGCGTCACCGTCTCACACCAGCGTCGGCGCACTAGGCACAGAGCCCGGCGACAATGTCAGCCGTTCTGCTTCCTGGCATGGCTGCTTGCCTGAACCGCACCGCTGGAGTGGTGCGCTGAACCAGCACCGTAACACCAACCCGTGTCGTTTCTCTCGACTGACTGCAttgcaggcggcgcacctcgctgcaccgcggACGGCACGCGCCGTGGACGCGATGCGTGCGCTTCACCCACGTGGAACGCGACTTTGTTGGATGTACGAGGCGAACCACTGCGGCGCGAGTCGGGGGAGCCCGTCTGCCGTGTACTGGTGTCTGCGGGAGTCCGCTGAAGCGACACCCATCAAGGGAAACCTCGGCGgcacctcggcggcggcgccgcttcggGCTACCGAAGTTGTGGTGTGGGTGGCCGAAGATGGCAGTGTTGTGCGAACCACGCTCGAGGGACAGGGCTACACCGTTAGACATCATCGTCTTCACTTGTCATCGTCTGGTGCGATGGCACCAGCGCCGGCTGTTTACCGACTTCAGGCGCACGACATtgcggcagcgatggcgccAGTAGACAAGCGCCTGCCATCGACTATCACGCCACTGCGCTGCCACGTTCCCGTGCTGCCCCAGTCAGcgtcagcagccgcagcagcctctcCGGAGGTGCTTGCAGTCGCCATCATTGACCCTCAAAGCCTCTACTGCTTGCCAGCGTCCTTGACGGACGGCCTACAACGAGGCTGCACCGCGGCCACCGTCActcctgcgtgtgcgtgctctgcCTTGGCGGCGCTCACCGCGATGTTGGTGTCAAGCGAGCAGCGTTTCCCTGGATACATGGACTcgcactgcagcgcagcagcaggagcgctgTCGCTTGCGTCGCTGGGCAGGGGTGTCACGTGTAAGAGAGTAGCGCCTTTGGAAGCCAACgacgcggtgcgccgcctgcgcttCGGCCGCTACATCGCCTCTGTGGTGGACGTCGCCATTCAATTGTCCCAGGTGAACTGCTCCGCCCAGCGTGCGGCTGACGCCGCCAGGCCATCGACAGGCCAGCCACGACTCGCTGCGTACTGTTGCGCCAGACCGGCAGCGACTTCGCCGTCGTGCTGGTCGCTTAGTGCGCACGGCTTGTCATGCCGCAAGGGAGCCCActcagccgcggcgacgaccACCTCCCGTAGCGCTTCCGCTGCCTCTGTTGTCTACTTGACAAGTCGGCTGGACGGCATCGGCACCTTCACAGCACTCACCAACGGCACCATTCGGGCCCACTTTGACGATCGCACCCTCCTTACACTCGTCCCCGGCGTGAACGAGATGGACgaagaggagctgctggcgacgTGTGTACTGCGCAACGCCACACGGTGTACAATGCGCGCGGCGCAGTGCCACCCTGGGCACGCGATGCACCGCTACTTGGCCTACGCGCTCCCGTTTCGTCGATATGTGTACTGGCGGGCTTTAAACCCGCGTGAACCGGCTGTCATGGACGGTGGATGTGCTGGGGTCTCGGCCAGCGAAAGACATgcgacagcgctgcaggagcaaccgcagcagcatcagagGCAAAGCCCCagcgcagcggaggtggaTAGACTCGAACACACCACAGCCCGCGACGACGCTTCTGCGTCACTGGCTGGCATCTCCGCAATGGAGGCAGGTGTGTCTCTGATGGAACCCCCGCTTGCGGATGAGTCTGCATGTCTTCTGCCGAGCTTGCGGTCGTGTTCCTTGGCCACATCCTTCGGTGCGtcgggcgacgacgacgagcgcgTTGCAACCGTGTTGAGCAACGCCGTTTGGGCTCCAGATGTGAAGTATGAGCCACCACACTATCCGCTGCCTAGTGGCCCGACGTGCTCTCCGCCAGTCTGCCTCTTCACCTCCGATGCCGTGATGTCTCAAGGCACCTTGAGCGACACTTTCCCAGCATGGGGACTGGTAGACACACAGCGAACGATGCAAACATACTACGACGCCGAAGTAGCCGagggtgcggcgcagcaggcccGACTGCAGGAGCTCCTTGATCAAAACGAGGCCCTTTCGAAAGCCACCCGAGCTCTTCTGCGCGACTAGATGGGGAGTGGTGAAGGAGGGTGAAGGAGAAAGATTGCAGTGGAGAGGCCGTGGCTATGAAGCACGCGAGTTTTGTGtttgcgcatgtgcgcgtgcgtacGCTTTTTTTTATTGTCACTAGATGCGACTGAACTTCATAGATtccgcagaggaggagggagagggaggagaggcacgcacagacacaggcacaaGCCCCTGTGCCCATTCTCTTCCCATGTGTGTCACTGACCGGCACGAGGTCTTCGCTCTCTGTATGCTCTTTGCTCAGAGAAGACACCACCTAAGGAAATCACTGGCTTGCGCCGGTTTACAagtgcggcagcgtctgGAGTGTGGAATCGATGTGCCTGGGCGGCATGCGTTGTTTCCGTTGCGCCTCCTGTGCTCACCACTGTGCAAatggagaggagagacgtgtgtgcgtgtgtgggggggggtccATGCCCCCTGGCGTGCAAACTAAAACGTGTAGCAGGCACATTGAAAGGGAGAGACAACGTCCTCCTCACAAGATGCTCACACATGCAAGAGTGGCGGAGGATGTCGTTGGACAGAAGTCTGCCTGCTGCGCAGGTATGCTGTGTGGGGTAAAGGCAAGCGGATTTGCTCTATGGGGCAAACGGAACCCCGGAACACCGCGTTGTCGAACGGCGAGGTCACTCATGCCAATGCACCTCCCCCTTATTCCACGGTTCTCGCTCCCATAGCATATACGTCGTGCTGGTACCCCCTCATATGCCGCCTCGTCCGCTGTCCACCGTCCCTACCTCTCTCCTCTACGCTGCTGTCGCACGTGGTGTTCTCCCTGGTGCGCCGCCCGTCTGCATCAACGGCCTCTcggcaccccctcctcctcttcctcccttcttttgtttttgttttgcccGTGAACGGGAGCGGAAGAGACGGTAAGGGCCGTACAGAGAGGCACCGCGTGAAGTCTCTTGacgcgggggaggggagaagagcgtCAGCTGCTCAACTCTGCGCTGAAACTTGGTACTAGTTTGACACCTgacgagcgcacgcacagccccGAGGATGGATTCCCGAGCGTACGACAATACGGCACGTTTTTCTGCGACGATTCCCTCTTCACGGTCGTTGTCTCTCGCATCCTCATCTGCGAAGGCCACGGCGAACTCGGCAGTGGCAAGGGGGAGCAATAAtggctcgctgccgccgagcagcgccgatTTTCCTGCCATTGGCAACTGTGGGGGGCCGTTGGCGgacgacggaggcggtgTCCACAGGAATTATGCAGCTTCCAGAGTGCTGTTTCCCAAATCGACGACTGCCGCCATGTGGCCGATGCTGATGGCACTCTCCCCGGCAGAGGCCGATCGTGCCAGCGACGCCTCCAGCAGGTACAACCAATACTCCTCTCACACCTCCCCTTCCACGGATGCTGCTCTTCCACAGCCACACGGAGGGTCGCCGCTTCACCTTTTGCGCTGCAGTGGGGATCAGGAGGGGCCGGCCCGTTGCGACAGTGGCGGTGGATCAGGCCTCGGGCAAGGTGTCCGAGCAGACTCACCCTCATTGGTATTTCCGCTGCCTGTGGTGCCGCAGACGCAGTTGTCGCTGTTGCCGTCGCAGCTGAGGCCCACGGCGGAAGATGCGCGGTCGAACTGGGGGCATGCATGCCAGGCGTCCTTATCTCCGCGCAGCATCAGTGGAAATGAGCGCGTGGACAGCGGCACCCCATCACCTCaacagccgctgccgccgcagcgcatgaAAACGTCGTACGCTGTACACCGTGTGCTACCCCGCATGGCGCACCCGCAGTTCACCAACAATCCGCACATCTTGTTCCCGCAGCACGGCACATCGAAATCGGGTTCCTCTACCCACACCTCGCAACCCTGCtcaccgcctctgccaccCCTCAGCAACACCGTAGATGTGGCGGCGGTCCCCTGCGAACCGTCAATGGCTGCTGCCACGATGGACTTGCATCCCATGCGGGAAAAAGTAAACGGCAATGGCgtcacgtcgccgccgctctcacAGAAGATTCATCGATCACTACTCCACCAGACTGCTTCTCTGAGCACGCTGGACTTTGTAGCTTTACCGTCTCGTGCTCAGATGCCGGCAGAACTCACAGAAGCAGAATCGCCCACGCAACCTCCCGAGGCGCTCAGCGCGAAGCCCGACTTCGTGTTCGACTGCGCCGCCAGGGCCCCCGTAGCGACGATTCCGCTGCTCCTTCccgcgtctgccgccgaCATTGCCGTGGTGCCGTCTACGTCGACCTCATTCTCttcgcagctggaggagggcagtGGACCGCTGCTCGGTGtagcgatgcagcagcggaagccGCACACATTGCTGGCGTCAGCTCTTGCCTTCGCCAATCTGCATAACGGCGAAGACAAGAGAAATGTAAGCGGGGCCTTTACGCCCTGTCTTATGGCGGTGCTTTCGCCATTAAACCAACAGCcacgccaccaccaacacaATCAACCTTCCGCAGTGGCGCTTTCcaaggcggcgacgccggtgaTGAGCGGCGGCTACGGTACGCGAGACTTTCAGCGCGGGACATGGGTGTTCCTGCTCGCCCGCCGGGAGCGCCTAGCGCGCGAGCTACTTGAGGCTGAGGAAACGAGCGAGGCGCTTCGGTGTTTGCCGGCGTCATACGCGGCGTGGCGCACCTACTACCGCCATACCTTGGGCAGCGCCGAATGCGGTGCGGTGCACCTGACTAGCAGCACAGATATGGGCATGTCCCTGTCTTCAGGCGTATCCACCGCATTGACAGCGCAGTTCGCCCCATCCACCATGATGCTGTCCGATACGGGCGACGCGGATGCTTCCTGCGAGGCGACTGATAGCGCATCTCTTTCGCACTGTCGTCTTGCGGACAAGGCGGAAGGGAAGCAGAAAGGCAAGAAACCACTCACGCTACCCCCACACCCGGCGTTCGCGGTGGCTGCCTACCGGCTTGAACTCCTGGAGAGCATCCTCGGTGACGAAATCAGGACAGAGGAGGACGAAGCATTTCACGTCTGCCTTGAGAAGCCGTTCAAGTACGAGCATCGACTGCTCACCGTCGGCACGTTGCCGCTTGAGCGGTTCCTGCGCAGCTGGATCGCCAGTCACCGTGCGCGaaggctgcgccgcgccctcCAGCGGAGTAAGGTATGGGACCTGGAGCAGGAGGCCCGTGCCGCACTACATGCGACGAGCAAaacgctgcagcggcgcttccAGCTGATGGTGACGGCTCTTGTCGAGCAAGAGCATTACTACCGCCGCGCTTTGGAGCTTCTGTACGCGCAGGATGCGGCGTGGACTGGGGTGGTGTTGCTGCGCTTGCAGGAACAGGTCGAGTGCTTCCCACTTGCGTTCGGCGCCGTCATGAGTAGAGCGCGCGTATGTGGGCGAATGAAAGGTGCGACCCTGTTCTCCAACCTTGCGCTGGCCGAGCAGGCAATTCGCGAAACGATCAGCGGCGAGGAAGCACGGCACCGTGCTGCATTCCCGACCGAGCTCGAAATGCGCGGAGTAAGCCGTATGCAAGAACCACAGGCACGCAAGAAACTTGTCGATCGCGAAgctgccgagcgcgccgTGGTGCATCAagttgtgtgcgcgctgcagacTCACTACAGCCTCCGGGAGGTGGATATCGAGGAGGGCATTGAGCGCCAACACTGGCTGAAGCAGCCGATGCAAAATCGCGTCGATTCCGTCGTTGCGaaagcaacgccgccgcccctgcgTCGTGATGTTGTCGCATCCGAGGTGGAGCTGTGAGGCTGCAGGAACAGAAAACTGGGCAACGGGTGCGCGCCCGTCttcttcgcttctctttcGCTGGCGTACACGTAcatgcaccgccgcgctaTGCACATTCAGAATTATTCCTCCGGGTCTGTGATGTGGCGCACGTGAGTGAGGGCGTTGCTGATGCCCTtctctgtgcatgtgcatgcgttTGTACCGCCTCGCTCGTATCTTCGTCTGTGTcactcctcttcccttgTTTCTCTTGACGAGGAACCAAGCGAAGAAGCGATCCAACCGACGAACCACAGCGTCGGTCTGTCggtctgtctctctctctcttccatGAAACTTTATTTCACATGTACAGGTGTAATACGTCTCTCTCGATGTGGATCTTGCTGCTGTCTCTGAGtttgcgcacgcacgcacgtacgtttgtgtgtgtgtgtgtgtgtgtcacatcgagcagcgaaaacgctgcgcgaaaaaaaaaacagcaacgcccccctcccccccccaaaaaaagaaaacatgCGCTTCCTCAACCTGCACGaacgtgccgctgctcctgtgTATTAGTTGGTAGGTggtgagcgagagagatgcaggGAGAAATTGTgagtgcctctctctttcggACATGAACTTCACGGGGAAGCCAACAGGACGGGAGGATGCCTACCCGGGTTTACTCCGTCTTTTCACAGCATACCGGCCCTATTCAACTTGCACAAGCGACAACGTGTGAGCTCGCTTCCCATGATGTGCTGTGTGCTAGTAGAATACGCCTACGTGCGACAGCGACAAGATGCcttcttctccagctgctctTAGAGCTCTCAgtcccccctccacacacacacacacaccgttGCGCTCTTGTTCCTTGccctctgtctgtgtgtgcgaaTGAGTCTCCTACGGATCCCTTTAACGCCTCGCAGagctctctccctctcctgccgCTGTTCGACGGcatcgcgcacacacacgcaaaaaCACAAAAAGCTGAAAATATCTTTGAAAAGAACCCTCGACGACACGCTTTCAGGCGCACGATAGAGCGTCAGTTGCCTTTATCACTAGCTCGGCTGGCGTCGTTGCCCTGCTTCGACCATTGactcttccctctttctttcccacactctctctcgctccacCGCTTGCTCTCGGTTGTTTGTCGGGCAGCATTTTCATaaagacgcacgcacacacacacacacacacacacacagagtgagagagaaaTTGTCGCGAAGTAGGAAGAGGTGATGCCTCTGACGGCGGCTGGCATGCGGACGCTGATGCGTCAGATGCAGGAGGTGCAAGAGCACCCCGTCGACGGTGTGCAAGTGCGCCCGGCGGACTCGATGAGCGAGTATCACTTCGACCTGGACGGTCCGGAGGGGACGCCGTTCGCGGCTGGCCGCTTTCATGTTGCTCTCATTTTCGACGAGCAGTATCCAGAAGTGCCGCCAAAAGGCTTCTTCCGCACCAAGATCTTTCACCCCAACATCTCCGAGCGTGGTGACATCTGCGTGAACGCGCTGAAGCGTGACTGGGCCCCGACGCTTGGGCTGCGTCACATTCTTGTCGTCATCCGCTGCCTTTTGATCGAGCCGAACCCGGAAAGCGCGTTGAATGAAGAGGCGGGACGACTGATCTTGGAGGAGTACGCAGCATACGAGCGCAAGGCTGCCATGTACACCACTATAAACGCCGCGCGTCCGAACGGGGTGCCGCGGTTCACGCTTCCCGAGGTCcaggcggagaaggcgtcCAGCTTGGTCACGGCGGATGCCTCGGCTCCCGTAGCTGGGGAGAGCGGCGccagctccaccaccgctgctgcctcagCATCTTCCATGGCAAACGGCAGCACACCATCGACTGCCACACGCAGGCTGACCCTGTCGGAGGCGAACTGCCACCCAGgtgcagccacagcggccGAGAAGGCCGAGAAGtcaaaaaagaaagcgctgcgccgcatctgAGCGAATCCCAACGCGCTCGAATCCCGATTTTGTGTATGTCTGTCGGCTGAGATGATGTAGTTCCACGTTGCAAGTCTGGATACCTGCAcgtgtcgctgccgcaccgcatCAGTTCAAGGGAATCCCAACAACAGTGCGGCGACACTCTACTCCTTTTATATATTTCCACTCCACGATGGTCCTAGCACCGTTTCTTGCGGGGTGTGTTGTTGTGCATGCCCTTTGCTTTACAGCTCCCACCCCGCCCTCTCTGCGTGCTCTCCATGTGGTGCTGGTGATGGTCGTCTTCCCTGTACTCCTCTTTTTTGTGACGATGTTTTGTTTGCGG
This genomic stretch from Leishmania infantum JPCM5 genome chromosome 33 harbors:
- a CDS encoding putative ubiquitin-conjugating enzyme, which codes for MPLTAAGMRTLMRQMQEVQEHPVDGVQVRPADSMSEYHFDLDGPEGTPFAAGRFHVALIFDEQYPEVPPKGFFRTKIFHPNISERGDICVNALKRDWAPTLGLRHILVVIRCLLIEPNPESALNEEAGRLILEEYAAYERKAAMYTTINAARPNGVPRFTLPEVQAEKASSLVTADASAPVAGESGASSTTAAASASSMANGSTPSTATRRLTLSEANCHPGAATAAEKAEKSKKKALRRI